Sequence from the Curtobacterium sp. MCLR17_007 genome:
CGACGATGAACGGCTCGGCGCGGTCGCCGATGACGAACTCGGTCAGGTCCTTGTGGCCCTGCGCCGCGGTGAGGACGGCCTGCTCGACCCGGACCGCGTGCTTGGCCGACGCGGTGATCACCATGAGCGACTCGGTCGGACGGGTGCGGGCGTGGTCGATGACGAGCCGGACGACGCGGTCCACCTCGGCGTCGACGCTCTCGACCGCTCCGGACTCGGGGTCCGGCACGGCCTTGCCGTCGCTGACGTAGTCGAGCGCGATCGACCCGTGCCCGAGGAAGGACCCGGCCCACGGCAGCGACTCGATGCGGCCGCCGTAGAAGCGGCGGTTCACGAGTTCGGCGAGGTCCTCGCCGCCGGCGCGGTACGAGGTGGTGAGCGAGAGGGTCGGCAGCAGCGTCGAGAGCTTCGCGAGGGCGGAGTCGGCGTGCAGGGCGTCGAGGGTCTCCTCGTCGACCTGGAGTGCGCGGTGTGCCGGGTCGACGGCGATGCGGAACGGCGACGGGGTCTGCGTGACCGGGTCACCGAACACGACGGTCTGGCGGGCACGGCGGACGGCGTCGACCGTCTCGGCGATCGTGACGGCGCCCGAGTCGACCAGGATCACGGTGTCGAAGGGCATCGTGTCCGCGATCTGCGGGACCTCGTAGGGGCTGGCGAGCCACACCGGGGCGATGGCGCGGGACAGGTGCGGAGCGGAGTCCTGCAGCAGGCGCGAGGTGATCGCGCCCTCCTTGAGCTGGGTCTTCAGCGCCAGGGCTTCCTCGGGCCAGTCGACGAGACCGACCTTCCAGTTCTCGGCCAGCTGCCACGCCAGGCCCTGGGAGACCCCGGCGGCGTGCGCGTCGTCGACGAGCCGGAAGTCGGCCTCGACCCGGTCGAGCATGTCGGTGTTCGCGCCGAGCAGTGCCCGGTCGGACTCGAGCATGGTCTCGAGCGCCGACTGCCACCACGCCAGCTCGAGCTCGGCGGGGACCTGGGTGTCCGGGACGTGCCGGTTCGCCAGGTCGGTGATGAGCGGCTCGAGCTGCAGGTCGCGGAGGGTCTGCATGAGCTCGGTGCGTTCCTGCAGGTTGTGCAGGACGTCGGACTCGGCGGCGAGGGAACCGATGTAGGGCAGGAGCTCGTCGACGGGCATGTTCGCGAGCTGCGCGTCGCGGTCGGACCGGCCCAGGGGCTCGTCGAGCCGCGCCAGGTCCTCGACCACGTTGGAGAACTGCACCTGCACGTCGGCGATGCCGGTGGGGACCTCGGGAGCGACCCCTGCGGCGACGTAGCGCTGCCAGAGCACGCGCTGCTGCTGCACACGGGTGAGCGCCTCGTGCAGGTCGGACACGTGCACGCCCGGACGGACGTACTCGCGCGCGAGCTTCTTGAGCCGGCGACGGTTCGTCGACGACATCGGTGCACCTTCGCCGCGCGGCGCGGTGGCGGCGACGAGTTCGGACACCGACCGGTCGAACACGACGGGCAGGAAGCGGTCGAGGGTGTCGCGGATCTCCGTGAGCAGGCGCAGGTAGATGCCGAGCTCGTTGATCGTCGTGAACTGCCGCATGCGCGTGGTCGCGATGAGCTCGTGCGCGCGCTGCAGCAGCGTCGGCAGGGCACCACCGTGCAGGTCCTGGGCGATCTTGTGGGCGCGGTGCGCACCGTCGCTCGAGGCGAACTTCGCGCCGTACCAGGGCGAGTCGTCGGGGCCGTAGCGGAACTCGCCGAGGTTCGCCGCGCTGACCATGGTCTCGGCGACGCGCGACCGGCCGGTCACCATCGCGCTGACGGACTGGCCGGACAGGCGGGCGGTGGTCGACGGCGGCACGGGCAGCAGCGAGAGCCGCGAGAGCTCGACCAGGCAGTCGAGCACACTGACGCCGAACTGCGGGTCGGTCCTGGTCAGGCCGCCGCGGTAGTCGGTGAGCACCTTGCGCAGCCGGACCAGGGCGTCGTCGACCTCACGCAGGTTCGGCCGCGACGCCTTCTCGTTCCGGGCGATCGCGCGGACGATGTCTCGCCGCAGGGTGGCGGGGGTGACGGCGACGCCGGGCAGCTGCACCTCGCCGAACCGCGCGGCGATGCCCCGGAGCGTGGCCCGACGGGGGCTGACCACGAGGACGCGCTTGTTCGCGGCCACCAGGCCACCCAGCGCGTTGACGATCGTCTGGGTGCCGCCGGTGCCGGGCAGCGTCTTCACGACGATCGAGTTGCCGGCGGTGATCTGCGCGATCACGTTCTCCTGCTCGTCGTCGGCGTCGAGCAGGAGGGTGTCGGTGTCGGGGCTGCGCTCGTCCGACGGCGTCTGCTCGACCGGGCGGTACGACTGCTCGACCTGCCACTTGGCGCTCGGGTTGCCGGCGAGGGCGTCGAGGACCGGGTGGGAGAGGTCCTTCGTGTCCTCGACCAGGCCGGACGCGACCTCGGCGAACGTCGACACGACCAACCGGGCGTGGACGGAGAACCCGGGGATGTGCGCCGTCAGGCCGCGCAGGCGGTCGATGACCGGGTTCGGCGTGAACGATCCGTCCTGCTGCGCCAGCGCGACGAAGGACTGGGCGTCGAGGGTGACGCCGAACTGCTCGCGCAGGGCGTCGGCGAGCGCGGGGTTGAGCACGGGTTCGCCGAGCAGCCGCACCTCGAAGTCGCGGCCGTGGCGACGGATCGCGAGCGGACGGAGCAGCACCGGACCGCGGAACTGCTCGTCTCCGGACTTCCAGTCGGCCATGCCGATGCCGAGGTTCACGGCGTCGATGCCGCGCACGGTGGCGAGCTCGGTGCCCTTCGCCTCGACGTGCCCGGCGGCGATCCGAGCGGCGCGCAGGGCGACCTCGTCGCGGATCAGGCTGGAGAGCAGGGTGGTCTTGCCGGTGATGAACTGGGCGAGCCCGCCCGGGTGCGTGGTGGAGAGCTCGATGCGGGCGCGGGGGTGGTCCGCGAAGTGCACGAGCGGGCTGGAGCCGCCGACGCCGGCGAGCTGGGCGCGCCAGGCGTCCCAGACGGGCTCGGCGGCGTTCGTGGCCGTGAGCCGCGGGTCGCCGAGGCTGATCGCGTGCGGGCTCGTGACCTGCAGCTCCGGACGGAGCATGTCGGCGTCGGTCGTGTCGTCGGTCGTGGCGTCGGGAGTGCTCGTCGTCTCGTCCTGCTCGTCGCGGTGGTCCTCGCGCGCACCCACATGGTGCACGTCGCCCCCGGGCGCGCGGTTCTGGCCGGCCGGGACGTCGTCGTTCACGTCGCCCTCGCCGCCCGTCACCCTGTCCGCACGCCACACAACGCCCACTGTAGGCGGAAGCACCGCACCTCTCTGGCAATGAACCGAGGTTTCGGGCAATCCGCGGCGCTCGGCGCAGGCTCGACCGACGCCGACTGTGGTACCAACGTGGCATGGCCATCGACGACCGCCCCGCCCCGCCCACCACCCCGCCGTCCCGACGTCGATCGGTCCCCGCCGAGATCTCGCGATCCTGGCTGCTGGTCTCCGGCACCGCGTCCGAGCGCTTCGAGCCGTCGACGCGGTCGCGTGCCGACCAGGTCATCCTCGACATCGAGGACGCGGTCGACCCGGCGATGAAGCCGTCAGCCCGCTCGACCGTCGCCGAGTGGTTGACCGGGGGCGGCGACGCCTGGGTCCGCATCAACGACGTCACGACGGACTTCTGGGCGGACGACGTCGAGGAGCTCCGCGGGCGGCCCGGGTTGCTCGGGGTGATGCTCGCGAAGACCGAGAGCCCGGCGCAGGTCACCGACACGTGGCACCGGCTCGGCGGCCAGACCCCGGTGATCGCCCTCGTCGAGTCGGCCGTCGGCATCGAGGAGTCCGTGTCGATCGCGAAGGCACAGGGCGCGTTCCGTCTGGCCTTCGGCAGCGGCGACTACCGCCGCGACACCGGCACCTCGTCCGACACCCTCGCGATGGCCTACCCGCGGTCCCGGCTCGTCGTCGCGTCGCGCGTCGGTGACCTGCCCGGTCCGATCGACGGTCCGACCGTGGGCTCGTCCCACCCGATCCTGCGCGAGCAGTCGCAGGTCGCGGTGTCGCTCGGGCTCACCGGCAAGCTGTGCCTGGACACCGACCAGCTGCCCGTCATCAACGAGGTCATCTCCCCGACGTCGACCGACGTGGCCTGGGCGCAGGACTTCCTCGACGACTTCGAGGCCCGCGGGCGCGTCATCCGTGACGGCTCCGACCTGCCGCGACTCGGCCGTGCGCAGAAGATCCAGCGCCTCGCCGAGGCCTTCGGCGTGGAAGCGCGGTAGCGCCCGTGACCTGGTCAGCGCCGGAGCCCGGCCCGCAGTCCTCGCCCTCGCAGTGGGAGCGCGGCGGCACGACGCTCTTCCCGGCCGGCAGGCTCGCCGACCGGATCTCCACGGTCCTGCTGCTGTCGGCCGGCGCGCTCCTGACGATCCTGGCCGCGATCGTGGCCGTGATCGCCACGATCTCCGCGACGGCGACGTGCAACGCCGCCGCCGGGTGCACGCCCGGCGCGTACTTCGGCGGTGCGGCGATCGCCGTCGGTGGCGCGTTCGTGGTCGGCGTCGCGACGGTCGTCCTGGCGATCGGCGCCTGGATCCGCCGGCGGACATCGTGGTGGATCGCCGCCGTCGGCTTCGTGCTCGCGATCGCCTGCGTCACGTGGGGCGGCGTCGTGTTCGCTGACGCCGCGGACTCCGCCCCGGCGTCGTCGCCGGGCAGCAGCATCGCCTGACGCGGTCGCACGGACGCACGGACGCACGGACCACCGGACAGGAGGCTCGGTGCGGCGCCGCCACGAGCCTCCCGTCCGACGCATGCGGGCGTAGCGTCGGCTCCATGGTGCACGTGAGCCGGACGACGGTCGCGATCGTGGGTGGCGGACCCGCGGGCGTGGTGCTCGGGCTGCTGCTCGCCCGCGCGGGTGTCGCCGTCCGCGTCGTGGAGCGGCACGACGACTTCAACCGGGACTTCCGCGGGGACACCGTGCACGCGTCGACGATCCGGCTGCTCGACGAACTCGGCCTCGGCGAGCGCTTCCGCGCGTTGCCGCAGTCCCGGCTCGACGACGTCTCGCTGCCGCGTGCGGACGGGTCGACGGTGCTGCTCGGCGACTTCTCGCGCCTGCGGCCGCCGTACGACCACGTGGCGATGGTGCCGCAGTGGGACCTGCTGGCGATGCTCGTCGACGCCGCCCGACAGGAGCCGTCCTTCTCGATCGTCATGGGGCAGGCCGCCTCCGACCTCGTCGTCGAGAACGGCGTCGTCGCCGGTGTGCACCTGCACCAGCGCCGTGGCGGGGGCGAGCACGAGGAGCTGCGCGCCGACCTCGTCGTCGCATGCGACGGACGCGGGTCCGTGCTGCGCGCCGCGGCCGGCATGCGGCCGCAGAGCTTCCCGGTCCCCTTCGACACGTGGTGGTTCCGGGTGCCGCGGCGGCCGGGCGACGCGGAGACGGCGCTCGTGCCGGCGTTCGACGGACGCGACGTGGTCCTGAGCTTCCCCCGCCCGGACTACCACCAGGTCGCGTACTTCGCACCGAAGGGGTCCGACGCGCAGCTGCGGGCCGCGGGCATCGAGGCGTTCCGGGCCCGCATCGCCCGGGTCCGGCCGGACTTCGCCGACCGCGTCGACACGATCGCGTCGATGGACGACGTGCACGTGCTCG
This genomic interval carries:
- a CDS encoding ATP-binding protein encodes the protein MLRPELQVTSPHAISLGDPRLTATNAAEPVWDAWRAQLAGVGGSSPLVHFADHPRARIELSTTHPGGLAQFITGKTTLLSSLIRDEVALRAARIAAGHVEAKGTELATVRGIDAVNLGIGMADWKSGDEQFRGPVLLRPLAIRRHGRDFEVRLLGEPVLNPALADALREQFGVTLDAQSFVALAQQDGSFTPNPVIDRLRGLTAHIPGFSVHARLVVSTFAEVASGLVEDTKDLSHPVLDALAGNPSAKWQVEQSYRPVEQTPSDERSPDTDTLLLDADDEQENVIAQITAGNSIVVKTLPGTGGTQTIVNALGGLVAANKRVLVVSPRRATLRGIAARFGEVQLPGVAVTPATLRRDIVRAIARNEKASRPNLREVDDALVRLRKVLTDYRGGLTRTDPQFGVSVLDCLVELSRLSLLPVPPSTTARLSGQSVSAMVTGRSRVAETMVSAANLGEFRYGPDDSPWYGAKFASSDGAHRAHKIAQDLHGGALPTLLQRAHELIATTRMRQFTTINELGIYLRLLTEIRDTLDRFLPVVFDRSVSELVAATAPRGEGAPMSSTNRRRLKKLAREYVRPGVHVSDLHEALTRVQQQRVLWQRYVAAGVAPEVPTGIADVQVQFSNVVEDLARLDEPLGRSDRDAQLANMPVDELLPYIGSLAAESDVLHNLQERTELMQTLRDLQLEPLITDLANRHVPDTQVPAELELAWWQSALETMLESDRALLGANTDMLDRVEADFRLVDDAHAAGVSQGLAWQLAENWKVGLVDWPEEALALKTQLKEGAITSRLLQDSAPHLSRAIAPVWLASPYEVPQIADTMPFDTVILVDSGAVTIAETVDAVRRARQTVVFGDPVTQTPSPFRIAVDPAHRALQVDEETLDALHADSALAKLSTLLPTLSLTTSYRAGGEDLAELVNRRFYGGRIESLPWAGSFLGHGSIALDYVSDGKAVPDPESGAVESVDAEVDRVVRLVIDHARTRPTESLMVITASAKHAVRVEQAVLTAAQGHKDLTEFVIGDRAEPFIVATLEQSVAQSRDRVVFSIGYGRTPHGRVLRDFGPLGKPGGERLLAVAMTRARRSMVIVTCFQPSDIEAERMGHGTVALAEILAEVRARTTAEYVPDDSDPLLVDLARRLEMRGIPVALGHRGKLGLVAAHGGVCVTIETDASLVRGSLRESLRLRPEVLRRLGWHYVRVHAFQLFSDPDRVADTVAAVLGVDRGATQEISIPPIPARR
- a CDS encoding CoA ester lyase, which codes for MAIDDRPAPPTTPPSRRRSVPAEISRSWLLVSGTASERFEPSTRSRADQVILDIEDAVDPAMKPSARSTVAEWLTGGGDAWVRINDVTTDFWADDVEELRGRPGLLGVMLAKTESPAQVTDTWHRLGGQTPVIALVESAVGIEESVSIAKAQGAFRLAFGSGDYRRDTGTSSDTLAMAYPRSRLVVASRVGDLPGPIDGPTVGSSHPILREQSQVAVSLGLTGKLCLDTDQLPVINEVISPTSTDVAWAQDFLDDFEARGRVIRDGSDLPRLGRAQKIQRLAEAFGVEAR
- a CDS encoding DUF6264 family protein, which translates into the protein MTWSAPEPGPQSSPSQWERGGTTLFPAGRLADRISTVLLLSAGALLTILAAIVAVIATISATATCNAAAGCTPGAYFGGAAIAVGGAFVVGVATVVLAIGAWIRRRTSWWIAAVGFVLAIACVTWGGVVFADAADSAPASSPGSSIA
- a CDS encoding FAD-dependent oxidoreductase, which translates into the protein MVHVSRTTVAIVGGGPAGVVLGLLLARAGVAVRVVERHDDFNRDFRGDTVHASTIRLLDELGLGERFRALPQSRLDDVSLPRADGSTVLLGDFSRLRPPYDHVAMVPQWDLLAMLVDAARQEPSFSIVMGQAASDLVVENGVVAGVHLHQRRGGGEHEELRADLVVACDGRGSVLRAAAGMRPQSFPVPFDTWWFRVPRRPGDAETALVPAFDGRDVVLSFPRPDYHQVAYFAPKGSDAQLRAAGIEAFRARIARVRPDFADRVDTIASMDDVHVLDVRMDRLSRWWQPGFLCIGDAAHAMSPAGGVGINLAVQDAVATAAVLGPALVGGVRGRALDHALAAVERRRKPPAAIVQGAQRVLHRVVFERAFAGRLQDGPPAVPAFLAEHVPPVRGLYARGIAFGPLPEHAPAWARRPAPARS